The DNA window TAACTGCTAAAATGTATGTTGAGTCCAGCTTCGTACAGCCCTAGTGGTTACAATGCAACAATTTGAGCAGAGGATTTATTTAACAGAGTTAAAGGAGTGCTTCCAGCCCAGCCTGTCATCACAGCAAACTGCCAATAGATACAGTTAGTATGCATTTTTGTCCTTTCCATATTATGTTTAGCTGGGAAATAACATCACACCTCCTAACTGGAATTACTCATTGCTATGCAAAAGCCCCATCATTGTCAAGAGTTACCAGCTCCAAGACATTCAATGTTCTGGCTTCTTAGTAAGGTGCAGTGAGCCCACAAAAGGCACTTGATACCAGTTACATACAACAGTTTCACTTTAGAATAAAGGAGACTATAATAAAAAGACTGGTCATGTAAACACACTAAATTTGGCAAGGAAACTTAGTTAAGACCAAGCTAGTGTTACCAGATAACCTGCAAGTGTGCAAAACCATGGAGAATGTTCACTTATCTTGATGCTACAAGCTAAATCCAGACACAGTCAGGTGCTGAGCATTATTCCTTGCTTCAAAGTAAGAGGTATCAGTTTCATCATCCGCTGAGGTATAAATGGCATGGTTTGATTCTGCAGATTATCCCAGTCCACACTGTGAAAGAGGGGGTGATGTTTCAGCTCTGGAACAGAAGTTCACATAAGCATTATAAACTTCCTCATGGCCGAGCCCCATAGGCACTTTGTTCCCTTATGCATAACTGGCACTAGATTTGCTCTATATTCCTTTTTAGAAATTCATAGAAGTGCAAATTGCAATTGGGCTTTGATTACCCCCAACCTCAGTGGCATCAAAACTGTTGTCCTGCCAGCTAGCTGCCTTCCCCTATCCAGGGAACCTGTTCCACACAGAGTGGATCAGAGGTGTCCCAGAGACATTTCTCATGCTGGGGCGCCAGACAATTTCTAAGCATCACTTCGAAGTCTGTTTATAATTTTACCAAAGTTCTGTGCTGAGTAGACATGTGGGAGTCACTCCCACCCATCACCACTCCAGGTCCTCTTTCTTTTGCTATCTCATGGATTTCATTACCTCCTCTGCTTTGCACAGTCCCCTTTGGCCTAACACCAGACACAGAAGTCTAAATGCCCTTATGGTGAAGTTACCACAGACCACCAGACTTCACTTTCTCAGCCCAAAGATGGGATAACTAACCAAGCTGCCAGACTTCTGACTCAAGGAGAACTCCCCTGCCCTGTCCATTCTGACCACAAGGTGACCTCCTGGCACGCAGGTTCTGATATGAATTCTGCATAACATGGAAATACCAGTCCCTGATGAAAATGACTTTCCTACTTTGGTTCAATCCAATAAAACACCTTTTCATCTAACTGGGATACAAAGCCATGATTTTATCACCTGCAccacaaaaatcaaaagcaaataGCAAAAACAGGGCaggtgaaaaaaattagaaaaaaaaaaaaatcacatttgaaCAAGGTGGAAGTTTGATGAAGACACTCATTACAAATGTTACATCTAAGCACATACCACAGGCTTTTAGCTGATAGACAGTAAGACATtaacatttattatttctgcatttcctgaACAAATACAACATAAcattaaaagtttattttagaCAAAAGGCAGAGTGAGTCTTTTATCTCCTTCTAATGGCTTCAGCAGCCACACAAGCAGCAGGGCATTGCACAGATCCACTATCTCAGAACTGTAGGTAGTTCTGCTCTTAAAGTTCTCATGCACCAGAAGCTGCCTTTGGCCAAGAAGGTAAAACCAAACTTCTTTGTCTCTTCCCAAGATATTCATGTGTACCACAGCTGGCACTCAACTCCTGCTCACAAGACTGAAGAGAGGagcaaaaaccaaccaacaccAGATATTAGTGTTGTCTACCAAAACCTGCTTTAAAGCTGCTTATCTGGAGAGATTGAACTCATAGAAGCATAGCAGTAGGACATGACACAACTGGGGTTTCTCAGTAAGTAAGGCTTCATGCTATAGCAATAAAAATGGAGAGCAtgtgttttggggaggggagagaagaggacaGCAATGGAAACTTAGGTACAACGAGAAAAACTTAATGGTTGTCCTGAAAACTACTCAGTCAACTTCACGTCAGTGGCCTATAAACTGGACAAAGAGATCAGATCCAGTTATAAGGCTTGACAAAGAATGAATTTCCAAGAATTTCAGATCGGAAGAAACCATTATGTGACTTagtttaaatttctttccttgaCAGGCAATTGGATTTCACTCCAAAATCCAGGAGTAAAGGCAATAACTTGTGTTTGACTATAACACCTTCAAACTGCTTTTTGGGAAACATTAAAGCCACAGAATTTTCTGTTGACATCATGACCTTCGTTTACACTCATGTGCCTCCTCTAATTTGATCTGGCCTGGTTTTAGCTTCTAGCGTTTTAATCTCTTTATGAGTAAGAATTTCCATAGTCATTTCCTTCTCTATTGATTTCTTGCATGGTTCTCTCATAAGATTTCTTCATCTATTTCCAAAACATCTCACTCTAAGCTTCCTTCATGTTATCAGGTTTTCTTATATAACATAGTCACTGTTAACAACGACAAACATTCAAGTCCTtctaaaaggggaaaaagaaaatatatgtagaCTTTGTATAGTATATATTGTCCAACTCCTCTATGCATTCAAAGACAGGCTGATTCCTAAGTAAAAACTTCTTTGAATTAACTGTTGTAGGAGGATCCTCTCCCAAACTGGAGCCAAAACAGGCTTTTAATCAAGGTTCCCAAAATCATTTAGGTTAAGAACTCCAAGTTAGAGTTAGATAAGAGAGAACTTTGGTACGTCAGATGTCAAACACTAAACATGCACTAAATCTAATTAGGCATTGAAGTTTATTAGTCTAAGTTTCAGGAGGAGGACATCACCACTGAAATTTGCAATTAGTTGCAAAGAACACAATTTTAATACTAACCTTTCAGTCCAGCTCTTTGTAGTGTCAATTGTTAGAAGAATATCTATTGCATTTTGGGCATTATCAGACAGCTTTTCTTCACCCTCAGGCCAGGGAATATCTACAGACAAAGATGCAGATGAGTTGGTAACTCAAACTGTAAAACAAATATTGGAAAAACATAGTTACCCTGATTACTGAAACAGATTAcctcttttcaaaatattttggaaaaccTGTGCTGGTGTTTCATCATTAAAAGGTGGAATTCCAGTTAGAAACTCAAACAGACAGACTCCGAGGGCCCACCAGTCTACAGCAGAACCTGATAAGAGAAACCCAGCTCATTACACttacacaaatatttgcaaagacTTGAAGATTAGCCATGGCAGAAATTGAAGAGTGTTTAAATTCTACAAATTTCttgaaaatgaaggaagagacaaaataagttgtatttaatattcatgcagattaaaaatacattaaaggtttttttaaagccactCTGCTTCTTAATTCATTATAGATAACACTGGGTTTACTGATAAAAGCTAGGGGACTCTTATTAACAATCTAATTATGAACTCCCATCAGAATCCAGGAGCTGACTTCTCCAAGAGATTGTTTTGTGACAAGAAACAGCTGCCTAATGACTGCTCTAGACCTGGCTCCATGTTGTAGCCTGTATCTTCCTCTCAGTTCTTTGAGAAGATTCCAAGAATTCAAACTATTGAACATAAGTTTTCATTTGCCTAAATTTATGTGAATATCTTGAAGACGACTTACAGAGATGAGGCAGCACACAAGATGCTGGAATTGCTTTTCATTGAATTGAATTGATTAGGGTAATGTGTAATTCCTAGCTATCTCTTCTTTGTTATGAAATAGTTTTGGTTTTCCACATTgcagggagggttttttttgtcaatcCCATTTTAATAACCCACACAACACAACCCAGCAAAGCAATCCCAGGCACCGCTGCATGCATTCTAAGCCTTCTGCATCTTTGAGCCATGCCCACTCCACTGGATAAAGAACAGATGCCAGAATAGATGCTGTAAAACATCATCTTTGAAAGGCAGTAAGTCTAATTgctcttggatttttttgcatataaaaaCATTAAGACGCCTCTaagttcagaaaacaaatgttttgagCCATTTCACGAGGATTACTGTTAAGTTTCGagatgctgaaaagcaaaatgtttaacTAGTAATCTAATGCACTTTTAGCAACTTGTAACAGCAGTAAGAGTGGCCCACCAAGCCAAGCACATTGCAGCAGTGAGATCACACTCACACTTGTTAGACTACTTGGATGTTCAGTTAAAACACTCCCAGGTCCAGTCAAAGTCTAATAAGATCACAACTCTGAACAGTGTAGTAACATTTtcagcagggatttttttctacaCGAAGTTTAACTAAGATTAGATTTACTACCACCATATCTCTGCTAAACGTGATGCAAGGAACAGCATGAAGttatgtcaggggaggtttagatgggatattaggaaaaagtttttcacccagaggtggttgggcactggaagagtctccccagggaagtggtcacagcaccaagttcAAgatagagttcaagaagtgtttggacacTGCTTTCAGGCACaaggtgtgattcttggggtgtcctgtgcagggccaggagttggacttggtgatccttttgggtcctttcccaactcaggatattctatgatttgaaGCAAGAAAGTAGAAATATGAGGTCTTGAGCATCTGAGCCCTCTTCACCCGTAGATAAAGTAAATCAGACTGACTACATAACCTAAAAGAACGAGAAAAGTGCCTCTGGCTTACCTCCACAGTTTCTTTAAGAATGCTGACTTTCCTTCTGAAGGTATACGCTTACATGTATGATTTCTGTAGCTTAGTCACCCTGACACTGATGTTTCCTGAATCTGTGTGGGAGCATCACACATTTTATGTGGATGCTATTGGACATGTCTTTCTATATAAGAACATTGTTCACCCAAACAATGTTCTTGGAAATTGTGATCTAATTATACTTTGACTGTTCAGTTATGCTGAACCTTCATTCCTGCACAGAATATAGAAAACTCACCAGAGATCACAGTCCCTGCATATGAAAAGACAACGAAGTAAgaatattataattattaaaaaaaaaaataaatctaacaAATATAAACATCAAATATCATGTGTGATTCTCTGAAAGCATTGGAATGCAGGTTTTTTCTTAAGGTAGTAACTCCACAATAAAGAAAGATGGCAATGTTAAATCTAagttagaaacaaaataaaataattctgtaacaTGATTAATTTCGGATTAAAACTACATTTACAGCAACTCAACAACACAGGAAGTGTTTAGTGAGGGAAAATTTGGAGTTCCAAAGCCAGATAACCGTAGCTTCACAGAAGGTAATGGGTAATGGCAAAAGCTAAGCACTaactatttttgaaaaattcacTATCTTATTACTTGAAGGGTTTTCAGTTCTAGAGACACTCAGGAATGTAAATACGTCACCTTTCAAGTACTGACAAATGGCTGGTTTGTCTTACCATGAGGCTTTGTCAAAAGAAGCTCCGGTGCCAGGTAGTCTGGGGTCCCTAGGATGCGTTCACCTTCTACTGGGGCAGCTCCTCTTCTTACACTCTTCGGAGTCCGATATGGTGTGCCAGCATCCCCCTGACGAGGTGTCTTAGAAGATGCAACAAAGATTTCAGATGCCACACAAAACCAGCTGAGAAACTCCCATCTCCAGGTTTAGTAATGGATATAATAGTTGTTACTCAAGTTTAAGTCAAGAACACGTCACAAAATATTCCCTAAAAAGTACATGTAAAATGTGCTTCCATTGCTTTATCTCAACAATCTTGAAGCATAAAGTTAAAATGCCTATTCTTCAAGAAACTTATCTCTAAGTTCTTCCTCCAGTGTAAGTCCACAGCAGCTATTACTCTTTACATCAATCTTTGTAATAGGCTTGTAACTGGCACTTGACAGTATACATTACACCATCACttttacaaagacaaaaaaaaggaaaatagtggGCAGAGTGGCAGCTACTAGCAGCTGAACAGCATTTACAAACTGTCTTGGGAGGGGTGcaggattaaaaaagaaaaaaaaaaataatcaaagacTTCCCATTACATCAGAAAACCTGTAACCTGCTCAAAGGAAATACCACACTGTACTAAAAGTAGAATGAGACAAAAATAGCACAGGTTTTTTTATCAGTTCACTGTAACAGCAATGGATTTCTCAAAGAGATCAACAGTCAATGCATTTTGAGCCACAGGCAAACCAATGAATAGTTATTACTAAACTCTTACAGAAATTATAAATTTGGCCATGTAAGTGCAGTAAGAGAAAGTCTGTCAAAATGACTTTTGTTGACAGGCTATCTCAAACTACTTGAGTTTTCCCTAAATTtacaactgaaataatttcaggttGCTAATGTTTAACGCACGCACAAAGTTCCCACGTGTCTCCTTACCTACCTGATAGGTCTGATATGGCCTTCCTTTCTGTGACGGAGTGATAGCTGTTGGGTAAGAGCCACTACAAGCGGGTGAAAGATCCATTATATCTAAAGAAGCCATGCTACACGGCTCAGATACATTGGACATATTAATTGGACTATTATAACTTCGAAAAACAACAGCGCCTTTTTTTAAGAGACTCAGAGCTTCCATCATCTTTTCTGAAGGAGGAGATACTGTGTTAAGGTAAGCTCCTTCCCCGTGTTTCTGGTCATTATCCTTTTCATGATGTAACAGCTTGCAGTCCTGGAGTGTATGTGCTTCCTCTCCACTTTGTGAGGCATCTTGGGACTTTGGTGATGTTATCAGCACACCTTCAGGTTTTGGCTCCTCAAAGGAGAGGTCTTTAACACTTTTGTCCAAAtctaaaagctgcttttctaaATGGCTTTCTGTAACAGACATGTCGGTAAATACATCAGAATCTGCACTGAGGATTCCTAAAGGTTTTTCATCGTCGGTGTCTAAATAACTTGAGTTCATGTACTCCTTTTCATCATCCTTTCTGTAGTCTGCATCCAGATCACACATAAGATTTTTGGCTATAGTTGGAGTAAGTGATCTTTCTGTTTGCTGGTTGCTAATAGAACGCTTAACTTCCTCCTCACTTTTGCAGGTGTCACGTGGGCATCCATCATTACAGAGCACTAAGGACTGAATTTCTGTTGTCAAACCCGTCCTATTGTTTGCTGCAAATTCTGAGATCTGACAGCCACGCTTATATTCTGCATTGCTTTTTTAACATAGTTAAGTTCCTGACAAGGACTGGTATCAACTAATTCAAAGCCTCTTTTAACACCTGgcttttcaaaaatttcttcctctttgaaaGGCTCATTCTGCCTTGAAGATGACTGTTGTGGATTGGaagtttctgctgttttatcagttatctttcttttatttacacACACGTTTTCTTCCCAAGTCTTTTCAGAAATACTCTCATAAGCACACTGGACGTGAAGGGCATAGTAAGAAAATGTATCTGTTATATTCGAATGTTCACTTCCCAACTTCTGCCTACAGCCAGAATCATTTCTGACAATGGGAGAAACAGCAGACtcaagttcttttttctttaaaacttcaaTACTTTTGCTATTTGTTAACTCAACGTTCGAAGGGACAGCTGACCCACTGTTATTTGTTTTGCACGTTGTAGAACTAGGTTCATCTTCACTGTGCTGCAAATGAGCATATGAAGCTTTAAGAATCAAGAAAAATAGGATTACAGTACTATAGAAATGTGTCTTTGAAATTCTTGATTTTCACTTCCataaagaaatgcagatttgCAAGCATTACTTATTCTAACCACTACTAGTGACAAACATgacataacatttaaaaataaaaaagtcaaaaccaaaTTAAGGATAACCTGATAATTGGACTTTTCTTAAGAACATAAAATAAGCTTGCTAGAATATAGtagaaaatgcagtatttttaaatgcctaaGGATGAAATACAGCAATTGAAGTTGTATTTGTCATTTTATGTTAAGAAGTTAAGCTACAGAAGTTTTCAGTTTCCAAGAAAGCCCAAAGCAAAGAACTCCATCATACTGCCCTGTGGCATATTACACTTCAGAGatgacaaaaggaaaatctgatATTACTAATATTTTGATAACACAATAATAAAACCAAGGCCTTGAGAAACAGACAGATAAAGAAttatatattgtt is part of the Chiroxiphia lanceolata isolate bChiLan1 chromosome 1, bChiLan1.pri, whole genome shotgun sequence genome and encodes:
- the MASTL gene encoding LOW QUALITY PROTEIN: serine/threonine-protein kinase greatwall (The sequence of the model RefSeq protein was modified relative to this genomic sequence to represent the inferred CDS: inserted 4 bases in 3 codons), with protein sequence MGTERPEEPGGDAAVTAAGPRRVEVPRPPSIEEFTIVKPISRGAFGKVYLGRKAGRLYAVKVMKKADMINKNMVHQVQAERDALALSKSPFIVHLYYSLQSANNIYLVMEYLIGGDVKSLLHIYGYFDEEMAVKYISEAALALDYLHRHGIIHRDLKPDNMLISNQGHIKLTDFGLSRVTLNREINMIDILTTPSMAKPKQDYSRTPGQLLSLISSLGFYSPVGMKMPAHNSSQSSDSLRGVVSPLPMVQKENTPLSTKLFKTHLDNSQLTPVMPARSLTPTLLQSRKRFGTSSVSSESHTHLSNVESECCSSPRQEKDVEHSEDEPSSTTCKTNNSGSAVPSNVELTNSKSIEVLKKKELESAVSPIVRNDSGCRQKLGSEHSNITDTFSYYALHVQCAYESISEKTWEENVCVNKRKITDKTAETSNPQQSSSRQNEPFKEEEIFEKPGVKRGFELVDTSPCQELNYVKKXNAEYKRGCQISEFAANNRTGLTTEIQSLVLCNDGCPRDTCKSEEEVKRSISNQQTERSLTPTIAKNLMCDLDADYRKDDEKEYMNSSYLDTDDEKPLGILSADSDVFTDMSVTESHLEKQLLDLDKSVKDLSFEEPKPEGVLITSPKSQDASQSGEEAHTLQDCKLLHHEKDNDQKHGEGAYLNTVSPPSEKMMEALSLLKKGAVVFRSYNSPINMSNVSEPCSMASLDIMDLSPACSGSYPTAITPSQKGRPYQTYQTPRQGDAGTPYRTPKSVRRGAAPVEGERILGTPDYLAPELLLTKPHGSAVDWWALGVCLFEFLTGIPPFNDETPAQVFQNILKRDIPWPEGEEKLSDNAQNAIDILLTIDTTXRAGLKELKHHPLFHSVDWDNLQNQTMPFIPQXDDETDTSYFEARNNAQHLTVSGFSL